The nucleotide sequence AAAAAAAATCCTCCCATCAATATCAATCTTTCCATAATTTCCTCTCCTCAAATGAATTTGATGTATATAAAATTGTTTATTTAGATAATAAATTATTTTAAATTTCATAAACACATGTCATTTTATACCCTTATATTTTTTATTTTCCTTCTTTTATTGGAATTGCTCTGAAGAGGTATAAAAAAACCAGTTAAATCAATAACTGGTTCTTATCTTTTTAATTTAATTTTCCTCTGACAAAAAGAACTGAATTAAGACCTTCGCTCATATCCATGAGTTTATTGTAGTATGGGATCTCTTGATCTTTTTCAGGGAGGCTGAGACCTATTAAAACTAAACTTGTTCCAGAGGAGTTTTCTTTTATTGTTTTATTAATATTATTATTAGAAACGATAATTTCCACTTCTGCATCAACTCTTAAGGTTACAAGCATCTCAGTAAGAATATTTTTTCTAGAGATTACTTTATCCTCGGTATCGACGACACTTAGAAGTCTTATTTTTGTACCCTTCCAATCATCGTTTAAGGAGATTAGGTGGGCCATAGTTAACATGAGGTTACCATTATTTTCCAAGCCTCTCCACCAAATATCAATAGATTTTTTTTGTTCAAAAAAAGTGACATCTTCATTTTGGCAGAAAACTAGGATATTTTTATTCAAATAATTAACTTTTCTCATAAATTCTACAATGGGTTTAATATTTTCTTTGTCTCTGGACATTCCCATGAGAACGGTATTTGGTTTTAGACGACCGATTCCACTGGATTGTACAGTTTCAAGAAAGGTATCTACCATATTTTCTCCGACGACTACTTCGGAAAAAGCTAAAATTTTATTTTCTTTCAGATAACAATCTAATTTTACTTTGGCTTCTTTAATCTTCTCCTGCATATCTTCTAGGTGTCCAAAAATAAATCTCACAAGGGTAATTACTCCACGTCCTTTGGAAAAATGATTGGCTAGATAAATTAAATTACTTCTGTTTTGGGGATTTCCGGAGAATACAATGATATCAGGTTTCCAGTTTTTTTCCTGTTTTTCATTGAATCTTAATTTTAAAAGACATGTTCTGATAATAGATATCAACACTCCATCTCTAAGGTCTCCCCATGTTCGAGTAATATTCTTTTTACTGATATAGAGGTAGATGATAAATGTAAAGGTAAGGCATATAACCGTAGCTGTAAAATTAATTAAAAACATAACTCCATAGGATCCAAGAGCTCCTATTAAAGATATTACCCAGTGAGTTTTAAAAGTCGGTCTAAAACTTGGGTTACCAACTATCTTTTCTAGTGCTACAACCATATTTATAGCTCCATAGGTATTTAGAAAAAACATAGTAATAATAGGAGCTACAAAGTTTAAGTTAACCATTATTATAAAAATAAATGCTATAATGAAGCTTATAAGTGCAGCTATTCTTGGTTCATTAGCTTTACCGCTTCCACGACCTAAAAATGAGGGTAAAACCGAATCTTTAGCTAGAGCCTGCATAGTTCTTGGTGCAGAAATCATACTTCCAAGGGCAGAAGAAAGGGTCGCGGCCCAAACTCCACCGATAATAAGTACAGGGAAATTAACTTTACTTATGAGTACCAATTTATTACTGATAAGTTCTTCTACTGGGATATTAAATCCAAACCAAAATATCTGTAGTATGTAGATTAAAAATGTAACTCCAATAGCATAAAATGTTCCCTTAGGGATATTTTCCCTGGGATTAGTAAGGTCTCCAGACATACTGACACCTGCTAAGATACCTGTTACTGCTGGGAAAAAAACAGCAAATGTCATCCAAAAATTACCACTTTCTACATATGTACCAAGGGATGTGGGAACATAGTTATAACTACCAGAAGTGATAATTGTACCCAGTGAAAGGAGGATAAGGCAGAATATACCATATTGCATCTTAACTGCCAGATCTGCTCCAATACTGGAGATAATACCTATTATAACTGTTACACCCACAGAAAGTAAAAGAGTATTTATATCTGGGAATATGAGTTTAACCGACTCTATAAATCCTAGGATATAAAGAGCTACTGATATAACCTGGGATAAATATAGAGGGATCCCGATACTTCCGCCTATTTCTAAACCGAGACTTCTTGAGATCAGGAAATAGGCTCCTCCTCCCTTCACTTCCATATTTGTAGTAATACTAGCCATTGAAAAAGCAGTAGAGATAGTAATGATGTGAGCTAGCACAACAATACCTAAGGTTCCTAATATTCCCGCATTACCTACTATCCATCCAAATCTCAAATAAAAAATTACACCCATTATTGTAAGAAAGGTAGGGAGAAAAACTCCATTAAATGTACCAAATCTTTTTTCCATAGTTCCACCTCGTTATTTAATTTCTATTTTTTGTTACTAAATTTAATTTTAGAACAAAAAATAATATTTGTACATAGTACACTATATTTACTCCTTAACAAACTATAATCCTATTAAGATTAAATTATTTTAATCTTAAAATTAAAATAATTTAATCTTAAGCTAGGTATATTTCATTTTAAATACTATTTGATAGAGGAAAGGAAAATATATAATGTATATTTAATAGTGAGGTGATTAGATGAATTTAAAAAAGAATGTATATATAGTAAATTTTTTTACAGCAATTATCCCCATATTAATAATTTCCATGGTTACATATTTTATTTTCTCGGAAAAATTGGAGGAGTTAGAAGAGGAAAAATTTGAATTTATAAGCCAGACTATAGAAAAGCATCTAGATGAAAAAATATCAAATAGTCTTGAGATGCTGATTTATTTAGAAGGTGTCTATAAAAATGAAGATAATTATTTAATGGATATACATAATGGAGGCGGTGATAAGGAAAGAACTGACCATATGCTTCATCACATGGGGAAATTATCTACCTTAGAAAATACAGTTAAATTTATAGCTTATGGAACAGCTGAAAAAGAAATGTTTTTTGATGAAAATGCAGGGGATCAACATCTGCCCTCTGATTATGACCCTACTGTAAGACCGTGGTATGTAGGAGCGTTAAATTCTTCAGGTTACTATCTGTCTGAAGTTTTTAGACATGCAGGAACAAAGGAACCTATTATTACAATATCTAAAAAGATAGAGATAGATGGCAAAGAAACAGGGGTATTGACAGCTCTCCTGGATCTCTCTGTAATATCCAAAACTCTATCAGAGTATAAAATTGGAGAAAATGGAAGTTTTTTTATTGTAGATAAAAATAATAAGATGCTTATTGGCTCAGATGGAGATAAAGAAAAGTTTAGTTATATAGATGATATGGATTTAGATAGTCTCAAGACTCATGAATTTGAAAAAAATACTCCAGAGGGAACTATAATATATCATATTTATAAGTTGAAAAATTTAGATGCGGCCTTAATAGGAGTAGTTTATGAAAAGGAGCTCCACGCTCCTCTTTATAAATTAAAAAATATAGTGTTGTTAATATTATTTATAGTTATTGTCATTATAAGTGTTATATTATTTATTTTTGGTAAATTTTTTGATAAGTCTCTGGACAGGTTATCCTATATAGTTAATAGTATCTCCAATGGAAATTACACAAAAAATATAGATAAATTAACGGATATGATAGGAGAAAAAAGTGAATTAAAGATTATTAAAGAAGCTATAAAAAATATGAACTATGAGATAGTTAAGAGAGAGGTAGAATTAAAATATATATCTGAAACAGACCCATTGACGGATATATGTAATAGAAGGGCTATTATAAGTTTTATAGAGATAGAAATTCAAAGGGCAAAAAACTTTGAATCAGAATATACTATTATTATGTTTGATTTAGATAAATTTAAGAGATTAAATGATAAATTCGGACATCTATTTGGAGATGAAGTTTTAAGGGAGGTATGTAAAATAGTGTCAAACAATATAAAAGACACAGATAAATTTGGAAGGTACGGAGGAGAAGAATTTTTAATTATACTTCCTGACACGGCTTTCTCTGAGGGAATTGAAGTAGCTGAGAGGTTGAGAAAAAAAATTGAGGGGATGACGTGGAAGAACGATGTAGTTGTAACGGTCAGTATGGGAGTCATTAGGAATATGAAAGCTGATACTTTGGATCTATCCTTGGAAAGAGTGGATAACCTCCTCTACAAAGCTAAAAATAACGGCAGAAATAGAATAGAATATCAAAAAATATAAATAAAAAAATTGACAGACAGATGTTTATGACATATACTTTTAAAAAGATCGTATACGATCAATATTTAGTGGGGGGGAAAAGTCATGAATATAAAAGGAAGTAAAACTGAGAAAAATTTAATACAGTCATACCAAGTGGAGTTAGCAGGAGACGCACTTTATAACATATTTGCGGAAAAAGCTAGAGAAGAGGGGCATGAAGATGTAGCTTCATCATTTGAAAAATTAGCCAAGGAAGAGGTTGGACATAGTGAAGTTTTTAAAAGGTTTTTAGGAGAAGTAAATATAAATATAGATATAGAGAATTTAAAATCTATGTGTGGTGAAACAGTTTCAAATTTAAGGATGGCTTCTGCCGGAGAATACCAGGCATATAAAGAAATATATCCTGAATTTTCAAAGGTAGCTCAATCAGAAGGATTTTCTGAAATAGCAAAAGTATACGAAGTGCTGGGAAATGTTGAGTTGAGACATAGTAACATTTTAAAAGAATTGGCAGATGGGATAGAAAATTAATATTAGAGGTGGAGAGATGGAAGATTATCTAAAGCTGGATATGCAGCTTTGTTTCAAATTTTATAAGATATCAAGATCTATCATAAGGGCCTATAAACCTTTATTGGAGAAATTAGGCCTTACTTATCCTCAATATTTGGCTATGCTGGTAATGTGGGAATACAATGAAATATCATTTTCTGATATAAGTAAAAAATTAGATTTAAAAACAGGGACACTGTCTCCTATGTTAAAAAAACTAGAAAAAATGGAACTTATAGAGCGGGTAACTTCAGATACCGATTGTAGAAAAATAATGATAGGGATAACCAAAACAGGCTTGAAATTAAAAATAAAAGCTGAAAGTATACCCTTGGAAATATTAAAAAAGACAGGGATAACCATGGAAGAGTTAAAAGATATAAAGGCTGTACTTCAAGTCGTAGAAGATAAATTTTAGGAGATGATTTTATGGAAGAGTTTTATTATTTTGGAGATGAAGTAGAAAAAGGAACATATATGTGTATCTTATGTGGTTTGGAATTAAAGATGGAAAAAGGCGAAACTTTAGATCTATGCCCTATATGCTCAGGATCCAAATATCAAAAAACAGATTAATATCAAATAAAAGTAGTGGATTGTTTAATAGAGCAGTCCACTATTTATGTTTTTAATGTTTTATCTTAAAAACTTATGTTATTATATAAAATATATTTTTATTAAATGGAGGTCGTTTATGCTTGTTGATATAACTCAAGAAACAAAGATTGGAAAAATATACAGAACTGGGTCTCCAGCTCTCAATGTAAAAGAAATTATCTGCAATGAAGGAACAAAATCAGAATATAAAACTATTGAATACAGTATCGCTACTCACAATATGGGAACCCATATAGATGTTATGGGTGTAGGGGTAGAGATCCCCCTTGAAAGACTTATTGGAAATGGAATTAAATACGATGTTTCTCATATAACTGATAGACCAGTTGAGGTTAAAGATATCGATCTATCTCTTATAGAAGGGGGAGAATTTATATTTTTTCAAACTAATTGGGACCGATATCTAATGGAAGATAAATATGCTGATCATCCTGAAATATCCATAGATCTTGCAAAAAAATTATCTGAACTAGATATAAATATGGTCGGAATAGATGCTCTTGGTATTGGAAGAGGAAAAAATCATGGAACTATTGATAAATTGTTGGGAAAAGCAAAGAAATATGCTATTGAAAATTTATGCAATTTAGATAAAATTCCAGCCAAAGGATTTAAGGTATATTGTCTGCCAACTAAGATAGAGGGGTTAGATGCTCTACCTGCAAGGATACTTGTAGAATTTTAAATTTTTATGAACAATAAATATTTTGATTTTGAAACAGCAAAAATATTTAGAAAAAAATAAAAAAGGAATAGGTCTCCCTATTCCTTTTCCTATAAATTACAATTAAACTCTTATTTACTCATTTCTTCAGATTTTTCCATACACTTTATCATCCCGGAAATTACAGATGATCTAAATCCTGTTTTTTCAAGTTCTGCTACAGCTTCAATAGTTGTTCCTCCAGGGGAGCATACCATATCTTTTAAAGCTCCCGGATGTATACCAGTTTCTAAGATCATCTTAGCGGATCCCATCACTGCCTGGGAGGCAAATTTATATGCTTTATTTCTTGGCATACCTGCTAAAACAGCAGCATCTGCCATAGCTTCTATAAACATAAACACATAGGCAGGGGCAGACCCACTTACACCTATGACACTATGGATAAGAGTTTCAGGAATTTCCTCCACTTCTCCAAATCCCTCTAAGATCTGTTTGGCTACGGAAGCTTCTTCAGGTGTTACATTTCTATTTGGACTCATAGAAGTCATCCCCATA is from Psychrilyobacter atlanticus DSM 19335 and encodes:
- a CDS encoding amino acid permease, which codes for MEKRFGTFNGVFLPTFLTIMGVIFYLRFGWIVGNAGILGTLGIVVLAHIITISTAFSMASITTNMEVKGGGAYFLISRSLGLEIGGSIGIPLYLSQVISVALYILGFIESVKLIFPDINTLLLSVGVTVIIGIISSIGADLAVKMQYGIFCLILLSLGTIITSGSYNYVPTSLGTYVESGNFWMTFAVFFPAVTGILAGVSMSGDLTNPRENIPKGTFYAIGVTFLIYILQIFWFGFNIPVEELISNKLVLISKVNFPVLIIGGVWAATLSSALGSMISAPRTMQALAKDSVLPSFLGRGSGKANEPRIAALISFIIAFIFIIMVNLNFVAPIITMFFLNTYGAINMVVALEKIVGNPSFRPTFKTHWVISLIGALGSYGVMFLINFTATVICLTFTFIIYLYISKKNITRTWGDLRDGVLISIIRTCLLKLRFNEKQEKNWKPDIIVFSGNPQNRSNLIYLANHFSKGRGVITLVRFIFGHLEDMQEKIKEAKVKLDCYLKENKILAFSEVVVGENMVDTFLETVQSSGIGRLKPNTVLMGMSRDKENIKPIVEFMRKVNYLNKNILVFCQNEDVTFFEQKKSIDIWWRGLENNGNLMLTMAHLISLNDDWKGTKIRLLSVVDTEDKVISRKNILTEMLVTLRVDAEVEIIVSNNNINKTIKENSSGTSLVLIGLSLPEKDQEIPYYNKLMDMSEGLNSVLFVRGKLN
- a CDS encoding zinc ribbon-containing protein gives rise to the protein MEEFYYFGDEVEKGTYMCILCGLELKMEKGETLDLCPICSGSKYQKTD
- a CDS encoding sensor domain-containing diguanylate cyclase, which gives rise to MNLKKNVYIVNFFTAIIPILIISMVTYFIFSEKLEELEEEKFEFISQTIEKHLDEKISNSLEMLIYLEGVYKNEDNYLMDIHNGGGDKERTDHMLHHMGKLSTLENTVKFIAYGTAEKEMFFDENAGDQHLPSDYDPTVRPWYVGALNSSGYYLSEVFRHAGTKEPIITISKKIEIDGKETGVLTALLDLSVISKTLSEYKIGENGSFFIVDKNNKMLIGSDGDKEKFSYIDDMDLDSLKTHEFEKNTPEGTIIYHIYKLKNLDAALIGVVYEKELHAPLYKLKNIVLLILFIVIVIISVILFIFGKFFDKSLDRLSYIVNSISNGNYTKNIDKLTDMIGEKSELKIIKEAIKNMNYEIVKREVELKYISETDPLTDICNRRAIISFIEIEIQRAKNFESEYTIIMFDLDKFKRLNDKFGHLFGDEVLREVCKIVSNNIKDTDKFGRYGGEEFLIILPDTAFSEGIEVAERLRKKIEGMTWKNDVVVTVSMGVIRNMKADTLDLSLERVDNLLYKAKNNGRNRIEYQKI
- a CDS encoding rubrerythrin family protein, which gives rise to MNIKGSKTEKNLIQSYQVELAGDALYNIFAEKAREEGHEDVASSFEKLAKEEVGHSEVFKRFLGEVNINIDIENLKSMCGETVSNLRMASAGEYQAYKEIYPEFSKVAQSEGFSEIAKVYEVLGNVELRHSNILKELADGIEN
- a CDS encoding cyclase family protein, giving the protein MLVDITQETKIGKIYRTGSPALNVKEIICNEGTKSEYKTIEYSIATHNMGTHIDVMGVGVEIPLERLIGNGIKYDVSHITDRPVEVKDIDLSLIEGGEFIFFQTNWDRYLMEDKYADHPEISIDLAKKLSELDINMVGIDALGIGRGKNHGTIDKLLGKAKKYAIENLCNLDKIPAKGFKVYCLPTKIEGLDALPARILVEF
- the proC gene encoding pyrroline-5-carboxylate reductase — protein: MNKKIGFIGCGNMGEAMLKGIIDSFDNAENIYVFEKNEDRQKDLKKKYGINTSSTPTELVSSSEMILVAVKPNIFSLVMEEVKPVVDDTKVIISIAAGVTIAAIEERLGDKAKIIRTMPNTPAFVGMGMTSMSPNRNVTPEEASVAKQILEGFGEVEEIPETLIHSVIGVSGSAPAYVFMFIEAMADAAVLAGMPRNKAYKFASQAVMGSAKMILETGIHPGALKDMVCSPGGTTIEAVAELEKTGFRSSVISGMIKCMEKSEEMSK
- a CDS encoding MarR family winged helix-turn-helix transcriptional regulator, with the translated sequence MEDYLKLDMQLCFKFYKISRSIIRAYKPLLEKLGLTYPQYLAMLVMWEYNEISFSDISKKLDLKTGTLSPMLKKLEKMELIERVTSDTDCRKIMIGITKTGLKLKIKAESIPLEILKKTGITMEELKDIKAVLQVVEDKF